A single window of Eucalyptus grandis isolate ANBG69807.140 chromosome 1, ASM1654582v1, whole genome shotgun sequence DNA harbors:
- the LOC104439206 gene encoding geraniol 8-hydroxylase, whose amino-acid sequence MDYLVLILCLQLLWGLIQVLSFVAARIKKAPSNLPPGPRPLPLIGNLLELGKLPHQSLARLARTYGPIMKLQLGFVTTVVISSPTLAKEILQTHDALFLNRTIPDTITAHNHDQFGLPWIPISPLFRNLRKMYNSHLLSNKKLDSNQHLRKKKVEELVCYVQKCAQNGDVIDIGETAFRTSLNSLSNTIFSLDMTYPSNSAKELKEVVGQIMAEAGKPNLADYFPVLKKIDPQGLKQRMELYFGKMFDVFDVLIKKRWQQRMQSGSVESNDVLDALLDVMEEKSEDMDISLVKHLFLDFFVAGTETTSSTLEWAMAELLCNSEKLSKAQTELHEVIGKGNQMEEVDVPRLPYLQAIVKETFRLHPPFPLLLPRKSGADTQIGGFTIPKGAQVLINAWAIGRDPSIWVNPNEFVPERFLGSDIDFRGKNFELVPFGGGRRICPGLPLATRMLHVMLGSLINSFNWKLEDGVTPENMNMEDKFGISMQRAQPLKVVALPA is encoded by the exons ATGGATTACTTGGTCTTGATTTTGTGCCTTCAGTTACTGTGGGGATTGATCCAAGTTCTCTCTTTCGTAGCAGCGAGAATCAAAAAGGCTCCCTCCAACCTCCCACCCGGTCCGCGGCCTCTTCCACTCATCGGTAACCTCCTCGAACTCGGAAAGCTTCCCCACCAGTCTCTTGCTAGGCTAGCTCGCACTTATGGCCCCATAATGAAACTTCAGCTCGGCTTTGTAACCACGGTTGTCATTTCTTCTCCAACACTCGCCAAAGAAATCCTCCAAACCCACGACGCTCTATTCTTGAATCGAACCATTCCTGATACCATCACGGCCCACAATCATGATCAATTCGGTTTGCCTTGGATACCCATTTCGCCTCTCTTTCGAAACCTTAGAAAAATGTACAACTCACATCTATTGTCGAATAAGAAACTTGATTCCAACCAGCACCTTCGCAAGAAGAAAGTGGAAGAGCTTGTTTGTTACGTTCAGAAATGTGCGCAGAATGGTGATGTTATAGACATTGGCGAGACAGCTTTTAGGACTAGCCTTAACTCTCTGTCAAACACGATTTTTTCATTGGACATGACGTACCCTTCAAATTCAGCTAAAGAGTTGAAGGAGGTGGTGGGGCAAATCATGGCTGAGGCTGGAAAGCCAAACCTTGCAGATTACTTTCCTGTGCTAAAGAAGATTGATCCACAGGGTTTGAAGCAGCGGATGGAATTGTATTTTGGCAAAATGTTTGATGTCTTTGATGTTCTCATCAAGAAAAGGTGGCAACAGAGGATGCAATCTGGTTCAGTTGAGAGCAACGATGTCTTGGATGCTCTTCTTGATGTAATGGAAGAGAAGAGTGAGGACATGGACATCTCTCTAGTCAAGCATCTATTTCTG GATTTTTTTGTTGCCGGTACCGAAACCACTTCAAGTACTCTGGAGTGGGCAATGGCTGAGCTGCTTTGCAACTCAGAGAAGCTATCAAAAGCCCAAACCGAGCTCCATGAAGTCATTGGCAAAGGCAACCAGATGGAGGAAGTCGATGTACCTCGCTTACCGTATTTACAAGCTATCGTAAAAGAAACTTTCCGACTTCACCCACCTTTTCCACTTCTTCTCCCACGCAAATCTGGAGCCGACACACAAATAGGCGGTTTCACCATTCCAAAGGGTGCACAAGTTCTTATCAATGCATGGGCTATAGGAAGAGATCCTAGCATTTGGGTCAATCCAAATGAGTTTGTACCGGAGAGATTTCTTGGATCTGATATAGATTTCCGGGGAAAAAATTTCGAGCTTGTTCCGTTTGGTGGTGGCAGGCGAATTTGTCCAGGATTGCCTTTGGCCACGAGAATGTTACATGTGATGCTGGGTTCGCtaattaactcatttaattgGAAGCTCGAAGATGGTGTCACACCAGAAAATATGAACATGGAAGACAAGTTCGGGATCAGCATGCAGAGAGCCCAGCCTCTAAAAGTCGTTGCCTTACCAGCGTAA